The following coding sequences lie in one Mycobacterium gordonae genomic window:
- a CDS encoding uroporphyrinogen decarboxylase/cobalamine-independent methonine synthase family protein, translated as MSAFARGTGIGSWPGTSARRAAEVVVGELGGALAHLVELPARGVGADMLGRAAALLVDVALDTVPRGYRIVSRPGAVTRRAISMLDEDMDALEEAWETAGLRGGDRVVKVQAPGPVTLAAGLELSNGHRAITDAGALRDLTASLAEGVAAHRADLSRRLDTPVVVQFDEPTLPAALGGRLTGVTALSPVPSLDEAVAEALLKTCVEVVGADIALHSCAPDFPWDMLGRTGIDAIAIDVNKLRAAELDGIAAFMETGRTVVLGVVDGSAPERRPSIEEVATRVVGVTDRLGFGRSPLRGRVGVSPACGLAGATPQWARIAVGLARDAAEAFAQDPDAI; from the coding sequence ATGAGTGCTTTCGCACGTGGTACCGGCATCGGGTCCTGGCCCGGTACCTCGGCGCGCCGGGCCGCTGAAGTCGTCGTCGGCGAATTGGGCGGCGCGCTGGCCCATCTGGTCGAGTTGCCGGCCAGGGGAGTGGGTGCCGACATGCTCGGGCGCGCCGCCGCCCTGCTCGTCGACGTGGCCCTGGACACTGTGCCACGCGGCTACCGCATCGTCTCCCGTCCCGGCGCGGTGACGCGCAGGGCCATCAGCATGCTCGACGAGGACATGGACGCCCTCGAAGAGGCATGGGAGACCGCAGGGCTGCGGGGCGGCGACCGGGTGGTCAAGGTGCAGGCACCCGGTCCGGTCACCCTGGCGGCAGGTCTGGAGCTCAGCAATGGCCACCGCGCGATCACCGATGCGGGAGCGCTGCGCGATTTGACCGCCTCGCTGGCCGAAGGCGTCGCCGCCCACCGTGCCGACCTGTCCCGTCGGCTCGACACCCCGGTGGTGGTGCAGTTCGACGAACCGACGCTGCCGGCCGCCCTGGGCGGTCGGCTCACCGGGGTCACCGCCCTGAGTCCCGTGCCTTCGCTCGACGAGGCGGTCGCCGAAGCGTTGCTCAAGACCTGCGTCGAGGTGGTGGGCGCTGACATCGCGCTGCACAGCTGCGCTCCGGATTTCCCATGGGATATGTTGGGGCGCACGGGAATCGATGCTATCGCGATAGACGTCAACAAGTTGCGGGCCGCAGAGTTGGACGGTATTGCTGCGTTCATGGAGACGGGGCGCACGGTGGTGCTCGGCGTCGTCGACGGCAGTGCACCCGAACGCCGGCCGTCGATCGAAGAAGTGGCCACCAGGGTGGTCGGGGTGACCGACCGCCTGGGTTTCGGGCGCTCCCCGTTGCGCGGGCGAGTCGGCGTCAGTCCGGCGTGCGGGCTGGCGGGTGCGACGCCGCAGTGGGCGCGCATCGCCGTAGGGTTGGCCCGCGACGCCGCGGAGGCATTCGCCCAGGATCCCGACGCGATCTAG
- the ligA gene encoding NAD-dependent DNA ligase LigA, with protein MRAWQELAEEVREHQFRYYVRDAPIITDAEFDQLLRKLEALEAEYPELRTPDSPTQLVGGAGFATEFEAAEHLERMLSLDNAFSAEELGAWAARVHAEVGDEAHYLCELKIDGVALSLVYRDGRLVRAATRGDGRTGEDVTLNARTIDDVPLRLSASEEYPVPDVLEVRGEVFFRIEDFAALNASLIEEGKAPFANPRNSAAGSLRQKDPAVTARRKLRMICHGLGHTEGFRPVSQHAAYLALQEWGLPVSRHTTVVTGLAAVQERIDYWGEHRHEVDHEIDGVVIKVDEVALQRRLGSTSRAPRWAIAYKYPPEEAQTKLLDIRVNVGRTGRVTPFAFMTPVKVAGSTVAQATLHNASEVKRKGVRIGDTVVIRKAGDVIPEVLGPVVDLRDGTEHEFVMPTTCPECGTPLAPEKEGDADIRCPNSRRCPAQLRERVFHVASRNALDIEVLGYEAGAALLQSGAIADEGDLFGLTEEELLRTDLFRTKAGDLSANGRRLLANLDKAKTAALWRVLVALSIRHVGPTAARALAAAFGSLDAIAAATTEQLAAVEGVGTTIAAAVTDWFTVDWHRDIIEKWRAAGVRMAEERDDSTPRTLAGLSIVVTGSLAGFSRDDAKEAIVSRGGKAAGSVSKKTSFVVVGDSPGSKYDKAVELGVPILDEDGFRKLLAEGPPET; from the coding sequence ATGCGCGCGTGGCAAGAGCTGGCCGAGGAGGTACGCGAGCACCAGTTCCGCTACTACGTGCGCGATGCGCCGATCATCACCGACGCGGAATTCGATCAGCTGCTACGCAAACTGGAGGCGCTGGAGGCCGAGTACCCCGAACTGCGCACGCCTGACTCACCCACCCAACTGGTCGGCGGCGCCGGGTTCGCGACGGAGTTCGAGGCTGCCGAACACCTCGAGCGGATGCTCAGCCTCGACAACGCGTTCAGCGCCGAGGAACTCGGCGCCTGGGCGGCCAGGGTGCACGCCGAGGTCGGTGACGAGGCGCACTACCTCTGCGAGCTCAAGATCGACGGTGTCGCGTTGTCGTTGGTCTACCGCGACGGACGGTTGGTCCGCGCGGCGACCCGCGGCGACGGCCGCACCGGCGAGGACGTCACGCTCAACGCGCGCACCATCGACGACGTGCCACTGCGGTTGTCTGCCAGCGAGGAGTACCCGGTGCCCGACGTTCTCGAGGTGCGCGGCGAGGTCTTCTTCCGGATCGAGGATTTTGCGGCTCTTAACGCCAGCCTAATCGAGGAGGGCAAGGCGCCGTTCGCCAATCCACGCAACAGCGCCGCCGGCTCGCTGCGGCAGAAAGACCCCGCTGTCACCGCCCGGCGCAAACTGCGGATGATCTGTCACGGCCTGGGGCACACCGAGGGTTTTCGGCCGGTCAGCCAGCATGCGGCCTACCTGGCGCTGCAGGAGTGGGGACTGCCGGTCTCCCGGCACACCACTGTCGTCACAGGGCTGGCGGCCGTCCAGGAGCGGATCGACTACTGGGGCGAGCACCGCCACGAGGTGGACCACGAGATCGACGGCGTGGTGATCAAGGTCGACGAGGTGGCGTTGCAGCGCCGACTGGGCTCCACCTCGCGCGCCCCGCGCTGGGCGATCGCCTACAAGTACCCGCCGGAGGAGGCGCAGACAAAGCTGCTCGACATCCGGGTGAACGTCGGCCGCACCGGGCGGGTCACCCCGTTCGCGTTCATGACGCCGGTCAAGGTGGCCGGCTCGACGGTGGCGCAGGCCACGCTGCACAACGCCTCGGAGGTCAAGCGCAAAGGCGTGCGGATCGGCGACACGGTGGTGATCCGCAAGGCCGGCGACGTGATCCCCGAGGTGCTGGGGCCGGTGGTCGATCTTCGTGACGGCACCGAACACGAATTCGTCATGCCCACAACATGTCCCGAGTGCGGCACACCCCTGGCGCCGGAGAAGGAGGGCGACGCCGACATCCGTTGCCCCAACTCCCGCCGGTGCCCGGCGCAGTTGCGCGAGCGCGTTTTTCATGTCGCCAGCCGAAACGCGCTGGACATCGAGGTGCTCGGCTACGAGGCCGGGGCCGCGCTGCTGCAGTCCGGGGCGATCGCCGACGAGGGCGATCTGTTCGGCCTCACCGAAGAGGAACTGCTGCGCACGGACCTGTTCCGCACCAAGGCGGGCGACTTGTCGGCCAACGGCAGACGTCTGCTGGCCAATCTGGACAAGGCCAAGACGGCTGCGCTGTGGCGCGTGCTGGTGGCTTTGTCCATCCGGCATGTGGGCCCGACGGCGGCGCGCGCGCTGGCGGCCGCCTTCGGCAGCCTCGATGCGATCGCTGCCGCCACGACCGAACAGCTGGCTGCCGTCGAAGGAGTAGGAACGACGATCGCGGCCGCGGTCACCGACTGGTTCACTGTCGACTGGCACCGCGACATCATCGAGAAGTGGCGCGCGGCCGGTGTCCGGATGGCCGAGGAGCGCGATGACAGCACCCCCCGCACCCTGGCGGGGCTGAGCATCGTGGTGACCGGCTCCTTGGCCGGCTTTTCGCGGGACGACGCCAAGGAGGCGATTGTCAGTCGCGGCGGCAAAGCGGCCGGTTCGGTATCGAAGAAGACCTCCTTCGTCGTGGTCGGTGACTCACCCGGGTCCAAGTACGACAAAGCCGTCGAGCTCGGTGTCCCGATCCTCGACGAGGACGGGTTCCGCAAGCTGCTGGCCGAGGGCCCGCCGGAAACCTAG
- a CDS encoding TetR/AcrR family transcriptional regulator, which yields MVGAMAQTAESPGDASPWSPREAELLAVTLELLAEHGYDGLTVDAVANTARASKATVYRRWPSKAELVLAAFIEGVCQVALPPNTGALRSDLVKIGETICEHAARQSSTIRAVLVEVSRHPALSDAMQHRFLDQRKALIDGVLRQAVDRGEITEQVITDELWDLLPGYLIYRSIIPNRPPDSRTVRTLVDGFILPGLTRSG from the coding sequence ATGGTGGGCGCTATGGCCCAGACGGCGGAGTCTCCCGGGGACGCATCACCGTGGTCGCCGCGTGAGGCCGAGTTGCTGGCGGTGACGTTGGAGCTGCTGGCCGAGCACGGATATGACGGTCTGACGGTGGACGCCGTGGCCAACACCGCCCGGGCCAGCAAGGCCACCGTCTACCGGCGCTGGCCGTCGAAGGCCGAGTTGGTCCTGGCGGCGTTCATCGAGGGCGTCTGCCAGGTTGCGCTACCGCCCAACACCGGCGCGCTGCGAAGCGATCTTGTGAAAATCGGTGAGACCATCTGCGAGCACGCCGCCCGGCAGTCCAGCACGATCCGGGCCGTACTTGTGGAAGTGTCACGCCACCCGGCGCTCAGCGACGCTATGCAGCATCGGTTCCTGGATCAGCGAAAAGCATTGATTGACGGGGTGTTACGGCAAGCCGTGGACCGGGGCGAGATTACCGAGCAAGTGATCACCGACGAGTTGTGGGATCTGCTGCCGGGATACCTCATCTACCGGTCCATCATTCCGAACCGGCCGCCGGACAGCCGCACCGTGCGGACGCTGGTGGATGGTTTCATCCTGCCCGGTCTGACCCGATCGGGCTAG
- a CDS encoding MmpS family transport accessory protein, whose translation MKANSRKSLLRRGWMALVAVVVIAAAGFAIYRLHGMFDSGKVASNGHGLSNQIVPFNPKHVVLEVFGAPGATATINYLDVNAQPQQVVDAALPWSFTITTTEPAVLGNVVAQGSGDTIGCRITVNGDVKDERTVNTPYAYTFCLDKSG comes from the coding sequence GTGAAGGCTAATTCGCGGAAATCCTTGCTGAGGCGGGGATGGATGGCGCTGGTCGCGGTGGTTGTCATAGCCGCGGCGGGATTTGCCATCTACCGCTTGCACGGCATGTTCGACTCCGGCAAGGTCGCGTCGAACGGCCACGGCCTTTCCAACCAGATCGTCCCGTTCAATCCCAAACACGTCGTCCTGGAGGTTTTCGGTGCTCCGGGTGCGACGGCCACCATCAACTATCTCGACGTCAACGCCCAACCGCAGCAGGTCGTCGATGCCGCGCTGCCATGGTCGTTCACCATCACCACCACGGAGCCGGCCGTGTTGGGAAACGTTGTGGCACAAGGCAGCGGCGACACGATCGGCTGCCGGATCACCGTCAACGGCGACGTCAAGGACGAACGCACGGTCAACACGCCCTATGCCTACACCTTCTGTCTGGACAAATCTGGATGA
- a CDS encoding MMPL/RND family transporter gives MSNEQLPRIPHTIRRLSVPILLFWVVLAGVSNALVPQLEEVGKTHNVALIMADAPSLQATKRIGQKFHEFDTDSTAMVVLEGDQPLGADAHRYYDTLIHKLEADRKHVEHVQDFWGDTLTAAGSQSTDGKAAYVQLNLAGNQGSALANESVGAVRQIIERVPPPPGVKAYVTGAAPLISDQFDVGSKGTAKVTGITVGVIALMLLFVYRSFLTMLLVLVTVLVEMAAARGIVAFLGNAGIIGLSTYATNLLTLLVIAAGTDYAIFVVGRYQEARSAGEDRDTAYYTMFRGTAHIVLGSGLTVAGAVFCLSFTRLPYFQSLGIPAALGILVALVAALTLAPAVLTLGAQVGIFEPKRAMRTRGWRRIGTAIVRWPGPVLTVACTLAFIGLLTLPGYKTSYDTRPYMPASAAANVGYAAAERHFSRARLEPELLMLESDHDMRNPADMLILDRVAKAVFHLPGIAQVQSITRPLGTPLNHTSLAFQISAQSANQTENLRYQRDRADDLLRQAGELSKGIDILRQQYTLQQELAATTHSEAQSFRDTVAIMNDLRDKIANFDDFFRPIRSYFYWEKHCFDIPACFAIRSVLDALDGIDQLTSRFQDLTATLERLDALQPKLVALIPQQIASQETNHDLTMANYATLSGIYAQTAAAIENSTALGRAFDTAKNDDTFYLPPEVFHNPDFKRGLKLFLSPDGKAARMIITHEGDPATPEGISHIEPIRNAAHEAVKGTPMAEAKFYLGGTAATYADIQDGAKYDLMIAGIAALSLILLIMMTLTRSLVAALVIVGTVALSLGASFGLSVLVWQYMFGIKLYWVVLALAVILLLAVGSDYNLLLISRFREEIGAGLNTGIIRAMAGSGSVVTSAGLVFAVTMCAFLFSGFQVLGQIGTTIGLGLLFDTLIVRSFMTPSIAALLGRWFWWPQRVRPRPASQMLRPYGPRPAVRQLLLWEDDDPVVKPQRH, from the coding sequence ATGAGCAACGAGCAACTGCCGCGAATTCCGCACACCATCCGCCGGCTCTCGGTGCCGATACTGCTGTTCTGGGTGGTGCTGGCGGGGGTCTCCAATGCCCTGGTGCCGCAATTGGAAGAGGTCGGTAAGACCCACAACGTCGCGCTGATCATGGCCGATGCGCCGTCGCTGCAGGCGACCAAGCGCATCGGACAGAAGTTCCACGAGTTCGACACCGACAGCACGGCCATGGTCGTCCTGGAAGGCGATCAGCCGCTGGGCGCCGACGCCCACCGGTACTACGACACCTTGATCCACAAACTCGAAGCCGACCGCAAGCACGTCGAGCACGTCCAGGACTTCTGGGGCGACACGCTGACCGCCGCCGGATCGCAGAGCACCGACGGCAAGGCCGCCTATGTGCAGCTCAACCTCGCCGGCAACCAGGGTTCGGCGCTGGCCAACGAATCCGTCGGCGCGGTAAGGCAAATCATTGAGCGCGTCCCGCCTCCGCCGGGTGTGAAGGCTTACGTGACCGGCGCGGCACCGCTGATCTCGGACCAGTTCGACGTCGGTAGCAAGGGGACCGCCAAGGTCACCGGCATCACCGTCGGAGTGATCGCGTTGATGCTGCTGTTCGTGTACCGCTCCTTCTTGACGATGCTGCTGGTGCTGGTGACCGTCCTGGTCGAGATGGCCGCCGCCCGCGGCATCGTCGCCTTTCTGGGCAACGCCGGCATCATCGGATTGTCGACCTATGCGACGAACTTGCTCACCCTGTTGGTGATCGCCGCCGGGACCGACTACGCGATCTTCGTTGTCGGGCGCTACCAGGAAGCCCGCTCCGCCGGTGAAGACCGAGATACGGCCTACTACACCATGTTCCGCGGCACGGCTCACATTGTCCTGGGGTCGGGCCTGACCGTTGCCGGCGCGGTGTTCTGCTTGAGCTTCACCCGGCTGCCGTACTTCCAGAGCCTGGGTATCCCGGCCGCACTGGGCATCTTGGTCGCCCTGGTCGCCGCTCTCACCCTGGCGCCTGCCGTGTTGACTCTGGGCGCCCAGGTCGGCATCTTCGAACCCAAACGCGCCATGCGGACCCGCGGCTGGCGGCGCATCGGCACGGCCATCGTCCGGTGGCCCGGTCCGGTGCTGACGGTGGCGTGCACGCTGGCCTTCATCGGACTGCTCACCCTGCCCGGGTACAAGACGAGTTACGACACCCGCCCCTACATGCCGGCCAGTGCGGCGGCGAACGTCGGATACGCCGCCGCCGAGCGACATTTTTCCCGGGCCCGCCTGGAACCGGAGTTGCTGATGCTGGAAAGCGATCACGACATGCGCAATCCAGCCGACATGCTGATCCTGGACCGGGTGGCCAAGGCGGTGTTCCACCTACCCGGCATCGCGCAGGTGCAATCCATCACCAGACCGTTGGGCACTCCGCTCAACCACACCTCACTGGCGTTTCAGATCAGCGCACAGAGCGCCAACCAGACCGAAAACCTCCGTTACCAACGAGATCGCGCGGACGACCTGCTGCGGCAGGCCGGGGAGCTGTCGAAGGGCATCGACATCCTGCGCCAGCAGTACACCCTGCAGCAGGAACTCGCGGCCACCACCCACAGCGAAGCCCAGAGCTTCCGGGACACCGTCGCCATCATGAACGACCTGCGCGACAAGATCGCCAATTTCGACGACTTCTTCCGGCCCATCCGGAGCTATTTCTATTGGGAGAAACACTGTTTCGACATCCCGGCCTGCTTCGCGATTCGCTCGGTCCTCGACGCTCTGGATGGGATCGATCAACTCACGTCTCGGTTCCAGGACCTCACGGCCACCCTGGAGCGACTCGATGCGCTGCAGCCCAAACTGGTGGCCCTGATCCCGCAGCAGATCGCCAGCCAGGAAACCAATCACGACCTGACGATGGCCAATTACGCCACCCTGTCCGGCATTTACGCCCAGACCGCCGCGGCCATCGAGAACTCAACGGCGCTGGGGCGTGCCTTCGACACCGCCAAGAACGACGACACCTTCTACCTGCCACCGGAAGTCTTCCACAATCCCGACTTCAAACGCGGGCTCAAGCTGTTCCTCTCACCCGACGGCAAGGCCGCCCGAATGATCATCACCCACGAAGGTGACCCGGCCACTCCGGAGGGCATTTCCCATATCGAGCCGATCAGAAACGCCGCACACGAAGCCGTGAAGGGCACGCCCATGGCCGAGGCGAAGTTCTATCTCGGCGGCACCGCGGCCACCTACGCCGACATCCAGGACGGCGCCAAATACGATCTGATGATCGCCGGAATCGCGGCCCTGAGCCTGATTCTGCTGATCATGATGACGCTGACCCGCAGTCTGGTCGCCGCGTTGGTGATCGTCGGCACGGTGGCACTCTCGCTCGGCGCGTCATTCGGGTTGTCAGTACTGGTGTGGCAGTACATGTTCGGGATCAAGCTGTACTGGGTGGTGCTCGCGCTGGCGGTGATCCTGCTGCTGGCCGTTGGTTCGGATTACAACTTGCTGTTGATTTCCCGATTCCGCGAAGAGATCGGCGCCGGACTCAACACCGGAATTATCCGGGCGATGGCCGGATCCGGTTCCGTGGTCACCTCGGCGGGCCTGGTTTTCGCCGTCACCATGTGCGCCTTCCTGTTCAGCGGCTTCCAGGTGCTCGGTCAGATCGGGACGACGATCGGGTTGGGTCTGTTGTTCGACACGCTGATCGTGCGGTCATTCATGACCCCGTCGATCGCGGCACTACTGGGACGTTGGTTCTGGTGGCCGCAACGTGTGCGCCCGCGACCGGCCAGCCAGATGCTACGGCCGTACGGCCCTCGCCCGGCGGTCCGGCAACTGCTGTTGTGGGAAGACGACGATCCGGTGGTGAAACCCCAACGGCACTAA
- a CDS encoding putative bifunctional diguanylate cyclase/phosphodiesterase gives MQSHTPATSLHAIITTVATKLLGATSNTAVASSTEVLAELVRYLDVDVSFLRHNDHTVRATVLVAEWPPRPDVPDPDPLHTIYFADADPVFALAENAKEPVILRPESQNEEYQQTISEASGIPAVSLASIPLLSGEVTTGTLGFVKYGDRRWSDEEINALTVVATMLAQVQARISIEDQLSYQASHDDLTALPNRRALVHHLDQRLATGQPGPVTVLVFNLDRLKAINDYLGHEAGDAFIRDFAAEAGAAMEGQGLIARTAGDEFVVVPAGPMDVVTARRLAEHLSSRLTDHVAIGGEVLNRTVSIGVATGMPGKDSSLDLLRHADDALQCTKGTGAQRIGVISTDVINRRKVRADIELHLPGAIETDALTVLYLPEIDMLTGKILAIEALARWQHPTRGLLLPDVFIPVAESLNLAGELGKWVLNAACADLSGWRADGVGLDTMLRVNVSPAQLVAQDLVNTVSQTVGKFGLSGMTLGLEITESMLIRDVASTRATLSALTDLGIDIAIDDFGTGFSGMGLLRTLPVSTLKIDRGFVRDLDVSADDLAIVRAVMGLAEALDLNVVAEGVESEGAARTLLKEGCVRAQGFLFCRPLSATATRQLLARGTLDTGLR, from the coding sequence ATGCAAAGCCACACTCCCGCAACCAGTTTGCACGCCATCATCACGACGGTGGCCACCAAACTGCTGGGCGCCACCAGCAATACGGCCGTGGCGAGCAGCACCGAGGTCCTGGCCGAGCTGGTGCGTTACCTGGACGTCGACGTGAGTTTTCTGCGGCACAACGACCACACCGTCCGGGCGACCGTGCTGGTTGCCGAATGGCCGCCGCGGCCGGATGTACCGGACCCGGATCCGTTGCACACCATCTATTTCGCTGATGCCGACCCGGTGTTCGCGCTCGCCGAGAACGCGAAGGAACCGGTCATCCTGCGTCCCGAATCCCAGAACGAGGAGTATCAACAGACCATTTCCGAAGCCAGTGGCATCCCGGCGGTCTCGCTGGCCTCCATTCCGTTGCTCTCCGGCGAGGTCACCACCGGGACGCTCGGCTTCGTCAAGTACGGCGATCGCAGATGGAGCGACGAGGAGATCAACGCACTGACGGTGGTCGCCACGATGTTGGCCCAGGTCCAAGCTCGGATCAGCATCGAGGATCAGTTGAGCTATCAAGCCAGCCACGATGACTTGACCGCCCTGCCGAACCGGCGCGCTCTGGTGCATCACCTCGACCAGCGCCTGGCCACAGGTCAGCCCGGCCCGGTGACCGTGTTGGTCTTCAACCTCGACCGGCTTAAGGCGATCAACGACTATCTCGGGCACGAGGCCGGTGATGCGTTCATTCGCGACTTCGCGGCCGAAGCTGGCGCGGCAATGGAGGGGCAGGGCCTGATCGCCCGGACCGCCGGCGACGAGTTCGTCGTCGTGCCGGCCGGGCCGATGGACGTCGTGACGGCCAGACGGTTGGCCGAACATCTCAGTTCACGGCTCACCGACCACGTTGCCATCGGCGGAGAAGTTCTCAACCGCACGGTGAGCATCGGCGTCGCGACCGGCATGCCCGGCAAAGACTCCAGCCTGGACCTGCTCAGGCATGCCGATGACGCACTGCAGTGCACCAAAGGTACCGGCGCACAACGGATTGGCGTCATCTCCACCGACGTGATCAACCGGCGCAAGGTTCGCGCAGACATCGAGCTGCACCTGCCGGGCGCCATCGAGACCGATGCGCTGACGGTGCTGTACCTGCCGGAAATCGACATGCTGACCGGCAAGATCCTGGCGATCGAGGCGCTGGCGCGCTGGCAGCACCCGACCCGGGGACTCTTGCTGCCAGACGTGTTCATCCCGGTCGCCGAATCGCTCAATCTGGCCGGCGAACTGGGCAAGTGGGTACTCAACGCGGCTTGCGCCGATCTGTCCGGGTGGCGCGCCGACGGCGTCGGTCTCGACACCATGCTGCGGGTCAATGTCTCCCCGGCTCAGCTGGTGGCGCAGGACCTGGTCAACACCGTGAGTCAGACGGTCGGAAAGTTCGGCCTCAGCGGGATGACGCTCGGGCTGGAAATCACCGAGAGCATGCTCATCAGAGACGTGGCGAGCACCCGGGCCACCTTGAGTGCGCTCACCGACCTCGGGATCGACATCGCCATCGACGACTTCGGCACCGGCTTCAGCGGAATGGGACTGCTGCGAACCTTGCCGGTGAGCACCCTGAAGATCGACCGTGGGTTCGTCCGGGATCTCGACGTCAGCGCCGACGATCTGGCCATCGTTCGGGCGGTCATGGGACTGGCCGAGGCGTTGGATCTCAACGTGGTCGCCGAAGGTGTGGAGAGCGAGGGCGCGGCCCGGACGCTGCTGAAGGAAGGGTGCGTGCGGGCTCAGGGATTCCTGTTCTGCCGGCCGCTGTCCGCGACGGCAACCCGGCAGCTACTCGCCAGAGGCACCCTCGACACGGGATTGCGTTAG
- a CDS encoding ACT domain-containing protein, producing the protein MPSYLLRIELVDRPGSLGSLAVALGSVGADILSLDVVERAAGYAIDDLVIELPPGAMPDTLITAAESLPGVRVDSVRPHTGLLEAHRELELLDRVSAAGDNASRLQVLVDQAPRILRVSWCTVLRDHQGRLQRLAGSAGAPETRADSAPWLPIEHALTLDGSAEWVPQAWRDMDTTMVAAPLGDSHTAVVLGRPGPEFRPSEVARLGYLAGIVATMLR; encoded by the coding sequence GTGCCGTCGTATCTGTTGCGCATCGAGTTGGTCGACCGACCAGGCAGTCTGGGGTCGCTCGCCGTCGCGCTCGGTTCGGTGGGTGCCGACATCCTGTCGCTGGACGTCGTGGAGCGCGCCGCTGGATACGCGATCGACGACCTGGTGATCGAACTGCCCCCGGGAGCGATGCCGGACACGCTGATCACCGCCGCCGAATCGCTACCCGGAGTCCGGGTGGACAGCGTGCGCCCGCACACCGGCCTGCTCGAGGCACACCGGGAGCTGGAACTGCTGGACCGCGTCTCGGCGGCTGGCGACAACGCGTCGCGGCTGCAGGTTCTGGTCGACCAAGCGCCCAGAATCCTGCGGGTGAGCTGGTGCACCGTGCTGCGCGACCACCAGGGCAGGCTGCAGCGGCTCGCCGGCAGCGCCGGGGCACCGGAAACGCGGGCCGATTCGGCCCCCTGGTTGCCGATCGAACACGCCTTGACGCTGGACGGCAGTGCCGAATGGGTCCCGCAGGCCTGGCGCGACATGGACACGACCATGGTCGCCGCGCCACTGGGCGACTCACACACCGCGGTGGTGCTGGGCCGGCCGGGCCCCGAATTCCGGCCGTCGGAAGTGGCCAGACTCGGTTACCTGGCCGGCATCGTCGCCACCATGCTGCGCTGA
- the gatC gene encoding Asp-tRNA(Asn)/Glu-tRNA(Gln) amidotransferase subunit GatC, translated as MSQISRDEVAHLARLARLALTETELDSFAGQLDAILSHVSQIQAVDVTGVEATDNPLKDVNVTRPDEPAPCLTQQQALAAAPAAVDGRFAVPQILGESQ; from the coding sequence GTGTCCCAGATCTCCCGCGACGAGGTGGCCCACCTGGCCCGGCTGGCCCGGCTGGCCTTGACCGAGACCGAGCTGGACAGTTTCGCCGGCCAGCTTGACGCCATCTTGAGCCACGTCAGCCAGATTCAGGCCGTCGACGTCACCGGCGTCGAAGCCACCGACAACCCGCTTAAGGACGTCAACGTGACCCGTCCGGACGAACCGGCGCCCTGCCTGACTCAGCAGCAGGCGCTCGCTGCGGCGCCGGCGGCGGTCGACGGGCGCTTCGCGGTCCCGCAGATCCTGGGGGAGAGCCAGTGA